Part of the Sulfurimonas denitrificans DSM 1251 genome is shown below.
CTTTAATGAAAATATTTATCCTGTTATAATTCCTATTGCTGTGGATGCAACGCACCCTTTTCCACACTTAAATAATCTTAGTTTCGGACTTATTGTAAAACTAAGAGATAGCGACAATGCAGCTATTGAGAGATTTGGGATTATCCGTGTTCCTCGTGTAATAGAGAGATTTATAGAGCTTGAAAATCATATTTACGTTCCAATTGAGAGCATTGTTGCTCAACATGTAGAAGATCTTTTCCCAGGCTACTCTTTGATAAAATTTGCATCATTTAGAGTTACTAGAAATGCTGATATTGAAATCGAAGAAGAGGAAGCTGACGACTTTTTAGAGATACTAGAAGAGGGTTTAAAACTCCGCAGAAAAGGGGCTATGGTTAGACTTGAAGTCGGAAGCGATGGCGATGATGAGATTATAAATTTCTTCAACCGCCACACAAATGTATATAAAGATGACATATATAAGTTTCATACATTTCTAAATCTCTCAAGTCTTTGGCAGATAGTTTCAAACAAACATTTTGCACATCTGCTCTCAGAGCCTTTTAAGACAAAAACTCTTCCACCACTCGATAGCAGTGATAATATTTTTAATACTCTTGAGAAGCAAGATATTTTACTCTACCATCCGTATGAGAGTTTTGATCCTGTTGTTAAGCTCATTCAGAGTGCCTCAAAAGACCCAGATGTTGTATCTATAAAAATGACACTTTACCGTTCAGGCACAGATTCTCCTATAGTTAAAGCTCTTATGAGTGCGAGTGATTCTGGAAAGCAAGTAACTGTAATGGTTGAGTTAAAAGCTAGATTTGATGAGGAGAATAACCTTATTTGGGCAAAAGCATTAGAGAAAGCTGGAGCACATGTAATCTATGGAATCAAAGGTTTTAAAGTTCATGCAAAAGCAACACTTATAACAAAAAAGAAGAATGGCAAACTAAAGCAATATGCTCATTTGGGTACTGGAAACTACAACCCATCAACTTCAAAAATATATACAGATATGAGTTATCTTACAAGTAAAGATGAGATAACTAGCGATATGACTAGATTTTTTCATTTTCTTACAGGTTTTAGCAAAAAAGGCAAGCTTAATGAACTCTACATGTCACCATCGCAAATCAAACCAAAGATTCTCTCTCTTATCCAAAACGAGACAAGAAAGAAGAGTGATGGAGAGATTATCGTAAAACTAAACTCTTTAGTTGATGATGATGTGATTCGTGCTCTTTATAAAGCGAGTCAAGCTGGAGTAAAGATTAACTTAATTGTTCGTGGAATCTGCTGTTTAAAGCCAGGGGTTGAGGGTGTGAGTGAAAATATTAGAGTAATCTCTATTCTTGGCAAATACCTAGAGCATGCAAGAGCATTTTATTTTAAAAATGATGAGGCTGGAGTCTATATCTCAAGTGCGGATTGGATGCCTAGAAACTTAACAAGACGCATAGAGCTTCTTACTGCGATTAAAGACCCAAAAGCAAAAGAGAAAATTATTCAAATATTAAAACTTCAATGTGCTGACAACTCTTTAGCTCATGAGTTGCAAAGTGATGGCTCATATATAAAAGTAAAACAGCAAGAAGATACTAAAGCGATAAATAACCACGTTATGCTTGAAGAGTATGTAAACAAGGTCTCAAAGGCTGTTGCAAAAGATAGCAGCTCCGCAATAGATCAGATAATTGTAAATATATTTAGCGAGGAGGCATAATATGCTTTACCCTTTTAAAGATATGGAACCAAAGATTGGAAAAAACAGCTGGATAGCACCATCAGCTGATGTTATTGGTGATGTTGAGTGCGGAGAAGATTGCTCTATCTGGTTTGGAACGGTTGTCAGAGGCGATGTTCACTACATAAAGATAGGCGATAGAGTAAGCATACAAGATTTAAGTATGGTGCATGTAACTCATCATAAAAAAGCTGATAGAAGCGATGGTCATCCAACAATAATCGGTAATGATGTAACCATAGGACACCGAGTAATGCTTCACGGTTGTACAATAGAAGACGCTTGTCTTATCGGAATGAGCGCGACCATACTTGACGGCGCAGTTATCGGTAAGGAGTCAATAGTCGGAGCGGATGCACTTGTAACAAAAAACAAAGTTTTTCCTCCTCGCTCACTCATCATGGGAAGCCCTGCAAAAGTTGTAAGAGAGCTAAGTGATGATGAAGTAAAAGAGCTTTACGCTTCTGCTTCAAGATATGTAGAGTTTAAATCTCACTATCAAAAATAGATGCCTGAATACTTTATATTTGCAGATATTATTGGCATCATAGCTTTTACAATAAGCGGTTTTTTAATCGCTATCAAAAACAATCTTGATATCTTAGGCATTCTTATAGCCTCCACGCTCACAGCCCTTGGCGGTGGCATAATTAGAGATGCAATTCTAAGCGCACCACCTTACGCTTTTACATATATCCACCCTGCTCTTACTCTCATAATAACCATTTTTGTAGCTTACATCTTCAAGCTCTATAAAGAGAGTTCAATTGAGAGAAAATGGATGTTTGTCATAAGCGACACTATCGGACTTGTAGCCTTTAGTATCACGGGTGCACTTCTAGCAATTAGTGCTGAGTATAACTTTTTTGGCATAGTAATTTTAAGTTTTATAACCGCAGTTGGAGGTGGAGTTACAAGAGACATTATGATAAATGAAGTCCCAACCGTACTAATTAGTGATTTTTATGGCTCGATAGCTGTAATAGTTGCTCTTCTGCTTGGCACTTTAAACTTTTTTAATGCTATAAATGAGTTCAGCATCATCACAACTGCCCTCTTTAGTGTTGCGTTAAGACTTATCGCATACAAAAAAGGGTGGCATCTGCCAAAACTAAACTAGAGAGTTCTCCCTTAGGTTATTTGAAAACTCTTCTCCAAATGTTATACACTCTTTGATGGCATCTGCGTCTGGTTTCCACATCATTTGAAGTCCATCATTGAGTAAAGTAAACCCACTATCAAGCAGTTTAGCATTTATAATTTTTGTGGATTCTCCACTCCAGCCATAAGAGCCAAAAGATGCTGCTTTTTTATTTTTAAATCCTAAAGATTTAATCAATTCAAATATTGAAGCGATTGAAGTCAAAATTCCCCTGTTTACAGTAGGAGAGCCAATAAGTATAGCTTTTGATTTGAAGACTTCAGAGATTACATCATTTTTATCTTTTTTTGATAGATGCATTAGTTTGACAACTGTTTTGCTATGAGATTTTTTAATTCCCTCTGCTATCGCCTCCGCCATATCAGTTGTGGATTCCCACATTGTGTCATATAAAATTGTTATCTGATTCTCTTGATAATCCTCTGCCCATTTTAAATACAACTCTATTATCTGAGCGGGATTGTCTCTCCAGAGAACTCCGTGTGAGGGGCAAATCATATCAAGAGGAAGATTCATAGCTAAAATCTCTTCTATTTTTTTAATAACTTTAGAGTTATAAGGCGTTAAAATATTTGAATAATACTTCAAACACTCTACATGTAATTCACACTGATCAACTAAATCATTATAAATAGCAGAGGTAGCATAATGTTGCCCAAACGCATCATTACTAAACAAGATATTATCTTTTGTTAAATAGCAGAGCATACTATCTGGCCAATGAAGCAGTGGCATCTCAACAAAAACCAACTCTTTATCGCCTAAGTCAAGCTTGTCGCCTGTTTTTACAATATTGAAATTCCAATTTTGATGATATTGCCCTCTGAGTGATTTTTCGCAGTTTTTAGTACAATAAATTGGAGTATCTGGTATAAGTTTCATAAGTTCAGGGAGTGCGCCAGTATGGTCTTTTTCTCCATGATTTATAACTATATAATCTATCATCTTTAAATCAATCTCATTTTTGAGATTTCTAATAAATACATCAGTAAAAGGTGCATCAACAGTATCTATCAAAACATTTTTTTGCTCTTTTATTAGATACGCATTATAAGAAGTTCCTTTATGCGTAGAGTATTTATACCCTTGATAGTGCTCTATTTCCCAATCAACATTACCAACAAGATAGATGTTGTTTTTTATATTAAAACCCATCTTGATACTTAATCTTCCAATACTTCAAAGTCCTCTTTTGCAACTCCGCAATCTGGACATACCCAATCATCAGGAATATCTTCAAACGCTGTTCCTGGCGCAACTCCCGAATCTGGATCACCAATTTTTGGATCATACACATAATCACATACTGTACAAATATATTTTTTCATAATAAACTCCTCTGTTTGTTAAATACTATCTTAACTTTGTAAATGAGCTTCTTATCTATAAAAATTGAACATTAAAAAAAATTTTGAGAATAAGAAGCTATCTTATAAAACTAGAGACTATTTAAGAGGCTCTCTTTTGTGAAGGCTCCAAATAAGGGAGCATTTAAAAACAGCTCATCTTTTCTTGAGACAAAAAAGAGCGCTGGAAACTGCTGTGTGTAAAAAAGTTCTACAGGATAGCTATCTTTAGCTTCAAAAAAAACTACAATAGAGATATATTTATCATTTACTCTCTTTGTAACTTCTTTGTCCGTAAATATATCTCTAAAGATATTTTTACAATCTTTGCAATCCCTCTTTAATACCAAGAGCAAAATATCTTTTTGCTCTTTTTTTGCTTCTATCAAAGTTTTTTCAAAATCGCTCTGCCATCTTATATGTTCACCAAAGAGAAGCGATGCAAAAATCATTAAAATAAAACTAAGCCTCATTTAAACTCTTTTTTTATCTTCATAAGCTCTATCACAGGCGGGTTTGGAAGTGTGGGGAAAACTTTTTTAACAGCATCAGTAGTCCACTGAGGGTAAATTCTAAAGTTTAGTTTTACCTCAACACTAAGAGGATATTTAACATCTCTTTGCAGAGTGTAACTCTCAACTCTTCTCTCTTTAGCTGGTATTCTAGTGTCACTTAGAAGTGTTTTATATCTCCAAAAAAGAAGTCCGACTCTCTTGCCTTCTTCATCTCCAAAAACTTTTTGAAAGAGTCTGCTTCCATCTTCAATATTTCCATCCTCTTTTAGTTTTCCGCTTGAGAATACAACTTTGCCATCTCTATCTTTTACATCAACATCAAGCCAGAGTTCTCTAAAATCTGCAACACCTGTTGGCAGATGATGCCCTGCGCCTACATTTGTAACTCCAACACTTAAGATATTATCTTTCACATCAACATCAAGTTTTGCAGAACTCTTAAGCAGTTCAATTGTCTGTTCCTCATTTTTCTTATCTTTTAGCCCCGCTAAAAAGTGGTTTGAGCCACTAAAGTAGTGAACTTTTACATCCTCTTTTATAACACCGCCATCAGTTGAAGTTCCCCTCAACGGTGAGAGTTTGGCATCTTTTAAATTTGTCATGTGACAATCTATACAACTCTTATGTTTACTCTTATCTTTTGGGTTGTTAAACTCAGATTTTTCCCACTCTTTAAATGTTGACACAATTGCAATGCCATTTATTGGATGAGACTCATCATGGCAAGAGGCACAATACTTACTCTCTTTATAGAGTGGATCCATATAACTTTTTTTATGCGCCTCTGGATTTGAGTTGATAAGTTTCTCGCTAAACCAGTGTCCAAGTGGTGCCTTGCTATCTTCAAATGCATATTTTTTTCGCTCAAGCGTAACTGTATAAGAGGCATTTCCCTTACTGCTTGCATCTGTAATTCTATGACATGTAACACATGAAACACCCTCTTCAAGCCTAAAGTTGTCTTGCTCTTTAAAATCTTTACTCAGTTTTTCTGCATCTTTTTCAAAAATCTCATCACGTAAGAAGTTTCCCTCCATGTCGTGAGTAGTTTTGTCATGCCCGTTTAAGAGAGCGCTGGGGTTATGACAACTCATACACCATTTACGAAAACCCTCACCCTCGACTTCTCCAGCTAAAGTCTCCATTAACATGTAGTATGGATTTGAGCCAACCATATGTTTATGGTTAGAGTTACTCCACTGCTTAAATATTTCACTATGGCATGATTTACATTTTGCAGAAGATGTCCAATCTTCACTATGGTAACTTCTCGTGCTATTTACTTCTATATTAGAGAGTATCTGCGCAGAATAGGAGAGTTGCGGATTTATAAGAAAGATAAGCCCAACAGAGGCGATGAGCTTTTTATCTATAAAAAAGGCATGTGATATAAACAGAACTATTAATAAAAACGAGCCATAAAGGTGGATATTAAAAGAGAGCTCTCCAACCATGTCTCCACCTCTGTTTCCTATTAAAAACAGATAAAATCCGCTTGCAATTAAAAGTACAAAAAGAGCAAAAAGTGCCCAACCATTTATGCTGTTTACCTTTTTTATAAAATAGTATCTACGAATATGTCTATAAATAAATGGAACAAGCAGAGATAAAATAGCTACTGAGCTTAAAATATGCAAAACTTGAATAACTCTAAAATTTTCCCATGACATATCAATAGCCTTCCATTGAAGCACTCCTGAGATAAACATCACAAAAACTAAAATTTTTATTACTATTCTCATCTGTTCTCTCTTATCTCATACTCTATAATATCGCCCTCTAGCGTTCTTAAAAATGCAACTATCTCATCAATCTGCTCAAGAGTTAAATGTCGTCCTAGCTGATGCTTTGCCATAACATTTACCGCCTCTCTTATCTTTGGTACTGCTCCGTTATGAAAATAAGGGGATGTTTTAGTAACATTTCTCAAAATTGGAACACGAAAGAGATGCTCTTTGTTTTTGCCTAAAAATCCACCACTATTCTCAAATGGAAACTCGCCATCAAACCTTTTAAACTCTGGAAAAAGTTCAAAGTTTGGTTTTAAGTCATAAACTTGTGCAAAATCTCTAAGCGGAAATCTCTGAATACTCTGTCCGCCAAGCGAAATATCACTATGACACCCTTTGCAGCCAAAACCGATGAAGTTTGCCAAACCTCTTTTTGCGTCACTGCTTATAGCAGAGTTATCGCCATCCAAAAATCTGTCATACGCACCTCTAGTTACTAGAGTTTTTACATAAACCTCAATGGCTTTGTTGATATTTTCAAATGTTATATCGTCTTGAAAAGCAGTGCTAAACATCGCTCTGTATTTTTCACTTTTACCAACTCTTAACACCAGTTCATCCGCTGTTATATTCATCTTGTGATATGCTAAAAAAGAGTTTTCGCTCTGCTGCCTTAAACTACTTACCTCGCCACTCCATGTAAAATGTTTTGAAAAAGCCGTATTTAAAATACTCTGCGTATTTAAAAGATTTGGGTGTGGCTCTTGATTATCCCCTTGAGAGAAGGTAAATCTATCGACTCCGCTTTGATCTCTTAGATGACATGCAACGCAGTTATTCGTCTGCTCTTTAGGTGAATTTATCATCTTTGACATTGCACCTCTATTTTTTAGATCTCTATCAAAAGAGTGACATGTAGAACAGCTTGTTTGTCTATTTTTTGATAAATTAACATCAAAAAAGAGCTTCTCTCCAAGTACTATTTTTGAAGCGCTCATAGGATTTGATGCGTCATCAACAAGTTCTAAAAGTTTTTCATAGGTATTTGGGGTAGATTTTAGACCTTTAAATAGCGCTAACTCTCTTAATTTATCATCACTATATTGTGGTATCACTTTTGGAGGTGTCAAATAAGCGATGGATAAAATCACACTTAGAACCATAATAGCAATTATAAGTGTATAAAAGAGTAACCTTTTCATCTAAATTCCAAAAGTAGTTTTTATCTTGCTCTCAAAAGCTTCATCACTTAACTCTTTTCTAAGTGGAACAAATGTCACAGCTTCAGCACCTACTGGCACAGCAATAGGAGCATTTTCATCTTCTATAATCATCTTTATGGCATCTGCAATTGGCTGCGCTGAGGGTCCTTCATTTATAGCCTTTGCAACTATTGGCACAAAATGGGATACTATCTCTTTATATGGAGAGTTCTCAGACGTTGTTTGTGCATTTGCAACTAAACCTTTTTTTACAAAGTTTGTACCAAAAAGCCCAGCTTCAACAGAGTGAACTCTGATTCCAAAAGGCAATGTCTCGAATCTAAGTGAATCTGTAATCCCTTCAACAGCGTACTTTGAAGCATTATAGTGTGAAAGCAGAGGAAGCCCCATTTTGCCTAAAAATGAGCTAAGGTTGATAATAACTCCGCTCTTTGCTTCTCTCATGTAAGGAAGAACTTCTCTTGTGGTTTTAATAACTCCAAAAACGTTTACATCAAACTGATTAAAAATCTCCTCATCAGTTCCATCTTCAAGAGTTGCTAAGAGCCCATACCCAGCATTATTGACAAGAACATCAATCTTTCCCTCATTTTTTATAATAGTTGCAACCGCATCTTTGATAGTTGACGTTTTTGTAACATCTATATAAATATTTTTTATATTACCCGCACTACTTCCTGTTGCACCTGTATCTCTTGAACCTGCATAAACTATATATCCGCTATCAGCTAAAAGCTTAGCGCTAAGCTCACCCATACCAGATGTAGCACCTGTTATTAAAACTACTTTTGACATGTGAAACTCCTTTAATTTTAGAGCTTAGTATATGAAAAAAATGAATATCAATCAAGTGGTTTTATCAATAAGTGGAATTTATTTTAATATAAGCTCCATAATGGAGCTTGAGAGAGGCAAAGATTCTATTGTTGTAGAATAATTTTTGTTCTTGTAAATGACATTTATTGTCATTTACAAAAACTAATGTTACTCGTAGACAATTAAGCATTTTCGGCTTAATTAAAAAAAAAGAATCATAGAAGCCAAAATTTATTCATATTTTGTACCTTTTAAATTAGTTATAATTTTGTTTAAGAACTGTAAAATATTGATGGCATTTTCACACTCTTTTTTATATATCTCAGCATTAGCATCATCATGTGATGTTGGATTTAAGATGAAGTTTTTATAAAACTCACCTCGTTTAATTAGAGCTTTAATTGTTTCGTTAGAAATTGTCCCGTCAGCATTTTGAATTTTTTCAGTAAACTCAATTTCTGTTTTGTTTAATGGGTTAAATGAAGATTTAATACAATTAATTTTAACTTGTTCATTTTTTGTGGAATCATCCAAAATTTTTTGCACACTCTGATAAAAACGATTTGTTACTTTGTGCGACCGAATATAATGCTTGTCTTCTGATTTTAAAGTATCTATAATGTTTTGTAACTCCTCCACTCTCCCCAACTCTAAAAGTTGTTCAAATTCTGTAATAATTCTCTCAAACTCTTTTCGTATAAAATTCCCAGCAGAGTATTCATCACCCGTTGAAAGGCTACCCTTTGCATCTGTTAAATAGCTAATATCTTTATCGTACAAAAAGGCTTGATGATCGTGTACAAAAAGTTTTTGTACTTTCCATTGATTAGCTTCTTCACTATCTAAATTGATCATTTTTCTTGCCATATTAAAAAACTGTAAATTATGGGTCAAAATAAGCTTTTGATAATCTTGGAACTCTTCTAAAATATACTTCATAATCAATTTTCGATTCGCCATATCAAGGGACGTCAAAAAATCATCTAATACCAAAAGTTTAAATCCATCACGCTTTTCTTCATATTTTTTGGCAAGTGCAAAATAGATAGCCACGCTAATTAGTTTTAATTTGGCTTCATTGAAGTGTTGGGATGGCTTTCCATTGCATTCTATATCATCAATCTTAATTTTTATGACAGGTGGGTTAAATTCCAAAATATCGCTGTTTCCTGAGTGTGCTGGAGTAATTGAAAATGAAATCTTGAAGGACTCATCAAACTTTTCTATAACTTCATTAATTTCTTTAAGAGGAAAATAATTTTCAAAAACTAATTGTAATAGATCGTTTTCTAATTTGAGCATCTCTTCAAATTTTGCTCTAATCGCTGTGGCATCGTCATTGCCAATTTCATCAATTATCTTGTTCTTTAACGTATCAAGATTGCCAAATTGAGCAAAACGCTTAAAATGATAATTTTCATTCTTATCAGTAACAGGACTTTTCATTTGGGGAAAATGCTCAAATAATGTATCATTTAATGCAATATAAAAATTTTCTTTTGTAAGTCTATTCAGGACTTTTTCATTCGCAAAATAGATGCTTGGATCAATTCCGATAATATTTTGGGGTTGTGTTTTACGAGTTAATACACTAAAATCTGATAGTTCATCTGCATTACAGTTTAAGACCTTGTCCTCATCTAGGATAATATTAACTTTTAAAGTCTCAGCTTCACATCCACGCGACCTATATGTTTCTTGAACTTTTGAAGCAATATCTTTATCTAACCTTTTTTGATGATAAAAATTTGAGTATAAAGCTTCATAAATAGAACTTTTACCTGTGCCATTTTCACCATAGATCAGCAAGCTTTTAGCATTAAAATCAACAGTTAAATCTTTATGAAATTTAAAATATTTAAGCTCGGCTTTTTGAACTCTCACTGCTCACCTCTAAAAAACCGTTCATAAAGTTCACGGGTGGCTTTTCCTGGCATGTCATACATTCTGCGTTTTAATTTATAAGGATATACTGAAAGTTGATTTGAATCTAAATACTTTTCTAAAAGCTCAAACCCTCTATATAGCCTACCAAAACCATAAGGACAAGTATAGTTTTTATCGTAAAAAACTTCCCATTTTTCGTGCATTATTTTAATAACAAGGTCATACATGTCATGTTTGATATATGTTGTAGAGCCTTTTGCATACGATTGTCTCACAAGTGATTTGGCAAATTTTGTAGTATTGTCACTACCTACATTTAAATTATTTTTGACCAAATAAACTATGACTGTATCTTTTGGATAAGCGTTGGTGTACAAGTCTATAAGTTGAAACCATTTAGCAAGTTCATTATCAGATTGTTGTTTTGTTTCTTCAAAATATTCAACGGAATCTACAATACGATTTAAATCATCTAAAATTTCTCTATATGTCTTTTTTTTAAATGGTGAGTATTCCGTTTTTTCAAAAAAATCTCTCAGGCCTATCTCAGAGCTCTTTATCCCTTGTTCTCCTCTAGTCATATAAGAATAAATCTTAAAAGCTCTAAGTTTTAGTTTATCATCTATTGCTTCACATCGCTCATCAAAGGATTTCCAGAGTTCAACAAAAGTATCCTGCTCATTATGCCTGTTAGCCATATAATAGAGGTTTGATTTAAAAATATCACTATCATCAAGTGGCATTCCCCTGTTATTCATTGTCTCAAAAATCTTCAGCGCTTTTTCTCTGGCTTTAGCAGTATTTTCAGCTTCTGTGAAAATAGGGAGTAACGAAACATCATAAAGAATAAAATCTATAAAATCTTTTATATCATTTCCATCTTGATCAATAAAATCTTTAATCTTTTCATAGAAAAAATAGATATTTGTTTTAAATTTATCTTTTTTATTTTGTGGTTTTTCATATTGATAATTTTCGTCTAAAACTTCATTGAATGATAGGGAATCCCGTTCAATAAAAATATTTGTTATGACTCTTTGTTCTATGATTGCATCTGTTCTATCATCTAATATCCAAATGGTATTTTTGAGCTTTCTATTTTTTGCATCAAATGCCCATAAAACTTTTAAAAGCATAATCAATGTGGTTAAACGTTGCTGCCCATCTATAACCTCAAATTCATCTCTGGCAGATGTTGCAAGTACAAGATTGCCAATAAAATAGCCTTCTGATTTATTTTTTTGAAAAGCGGTTTTTAAATCCTCAAAAAGTTCTTCACATTCACTTTCAGTCCAAGTATAGGCCCTTTGATATGGAGGAATTATATATTTGGTTTTATCTCCAAAAATTTTTAATATATATTTTTGTTCTGCATTGAGTTGTAAAGCCATTTTTATCCTTTGAACATAGGTGAAATAAGGTATGTTTTATAATTAATTTTACCTAAACTGATATAAAGACGGTATAAAAATTTTTAAACTATTTGAATTTGCCGTATTGATTTGTACCATAATGGTATTTAGCAACTACTTATATTATGCTTCAGGTAAAAATTATTTCCAAAAAAATATATAAACTAATGTTACAAAATATATTTATAATAATTAATATATTTATTTTTACAATAATTAATGTTATTAAATTTACATCTAAAATTATTTTTAATTTTGATATAATTATTTCATGAGTGTCAGAAAAATAAAGAAGAGCTACATCTCTTGTGTCGGATATTTTAAAAGCTATAAGAACAACAAGCAATTAGCTTTTGAATCTATTTTGGAAAGAGATTTTTTTATGCTGTTAGAATTTAATAAGGATGTTGTTTCGTTTGAAGAACAACCACTGAAAATCAATTACAAGCTAAAAGCAAAAAACACAAGATATACCCCTGATGTACTAGTGATATATAAGGATGGCTCTAAAAAAATCTTTGAAGTTAAATACCAAAGTGATATAGATTCCGATACAAAACTACAACATAAGATATCTGTTTTAAAAGAAGAAATAGCCCGACAAATGTCACTTCCTTTTGAAACATTCACAGACGCACAAATAGACCAAATATATTTCAAAAACTGTGTTTTTCTCTATAAAAATGCTTTTATCTCTGAAAGTCAAACTATGACCAATAAAGTACTAGAGAATATCAATAAGCTTTCTGAGCCCATTTCTATCAAATCATTTTTAGAACTTTTATCAACCAATCAAACTGAACAATTGCAAACACTTCCCTATCTTTGGCATAAGATATTTAAGGAACCTTCTCTGATAAACATGCACACAAAGATTACTATGTCTTCTCTTATACTTAAAGGAAAAATTCATGAGTAAACTAGACCTTTCTATAGGTTCCAAAGTCTTCTACAATAACGTTGAGCATATCATATTGAAAGCCGTCAATTTTCACACCCTATCCATAGCTCCAACAAATAATCAAAATGAAATCATCAATGTAAAAATACAAGACTTATCTTCAAAGCCTCAAGAAGAAAAAACGCAACTAGACAGCTATACGGATGAGGAGTGGAGTGAAGCAAAAAAGAAATACAATGCTATTAAAGAGCTCGTCTTTAGAAAAAAGTCACGTGACGAAGTTGAAGAGGTAGCTGCTAAGTACAAAGTGACCGCTATGACCGTCTATCGTTGGATAAAGACCTATGAAGAATCAGAAAAAATCAGTTCACTAATCTCAAGCAAACATAAACGCGGCAAAAAAGGAAGTCGCATAGAGCCTTTAACAAATAAGGTCATTGAAGATGTTATAGAAGAACTCTATCTTACCAAACAAAGAATCGGTTTTCCGAAAATCTTCAACACCATTAAAGCAGAATGCAAGAAGCTCAACATAATCCCTCCACATGAGAACACTGTCCGCAATAGAATAAAAACAATCGATCCAAAATTCGCTCTGAAAAAACGTTTTAGTGCAAAAAAAGCGAATGAAAAATATGGGAATTTTGAAGGA
Proteins encoded:
- a CDS encoding DUF262 domain-containing protein; this translates as MALQLNAEQKYILKIFGDKTKYIIPPYQRAYTWTESECEELFEDLKTAFQKNKSEGYFIGNLVLATSARDEFEVIDGQQRLTTLIMLLKVLWAFDAKNRKLKNTIWILDDRTDAIIEQRVITNIFIERDSLSFNEVLDENYQYEKPQNKKDKFKTNIYFFYEKIKDFIDQDGNDIKDFIDFILYDVSLLPIFTEAENTAKAREKALKIFETMNNRGMPLDDSDIFKSNLYYMANRHNEQDTFVELWKSFDERCEAIDDKLKLRAFKIYSYMTRGEQGIKSSEIGLRDFFEKTEYSPFKKKTYREILDDLNRIVDSVEYFEETKQQSDNELAKWFQLIDLYTNAYPKDTVIVYLVKNNLNVGSDNTTKFAKSLVRQSYAKGSTTYIKHDMYDLVIKIMHEKWEVFYDKNYTCPYGFGRLYRGFELLEKYLDSNQLSVYPYKLKRRMYDMPGKATRELYERFFRGEQ
- a CDS encoding cytochrome-c peroxidase, giving the protein MKRLLFYTLIIAIMVLSVILSIAYLTPPKVIPQYSDDKLRELALFKGLKSTPNTYEKLLELVDDASNPMSASKIVLGEKLFFDVNLSKNRQTSCSTCHSFDRDLKNRGAMSKMINSPKEQTNNCVACHLRDQSGVDRFTFSQGDNQEPHPNLLNTQSILNTAFSKHFTWSGEVSSLRQQSENSFLAYHKMNITADELVLRVGKSEKYRAMFSTAFQDDITFENINKAIEVYVKTLVTRGAYDRFLDGDNSAISSDAKRGLANFIGFGCKGCHSDISLGGQSIQRFPLRDFAQVYDLKPNFELFPEFKRFDGEFPFENSGGFLGKNKEHLFRVPILRNVTKTSPYFHNGAVPKIREAVNVMAKHQLGRHLTLEQIDEIVAFLRTLEGDIIEYEIRENR
- a CDS encoding SDR family oxidoreductase, translated to MSKVVLITGATSGMGELSAKLLADSGYIVYAGSRDTGATGSSAGNIKNIYIDVTKTSTIKDAVATIIKNEGKIDVLVNNAGYGLLATLEDGTDEEIFNQFDVNVFGVIKTTREVLPYMREAKSGVIINLSSFLGKMGLPLLSHYNASKYAVEGITDSLRFETLPFGIRVHSVEAGLFGTNFVKKGLVANAQTTSENSPYKEIVSHFVPIVAKAINEGPSAQPIADAIKMIIEDENAPIAVPVGAEAVTFVPLRKELSDEAFESKIKTTFGI
- a CDS encoding heteromeric transposase endonuclease subunit TnsA, with translation MSVRKIKKSYISCVGYFKSYKNNKQLAFESILERDFFMLLEFNKDVVSFEEQPLKINYKLKAKNTRYTPDVLVIYKDGSKKIFEVKYQSDIDSDTKLQHKISVLKEEIARQMSLPFETFTDAQIDQIYFKNCVFLYKNAFISESQTMTNKVLENINKLSEPISIKSFLELLSTNQTEQLQTLPYLWHKIFKEPSLINMHTKITMSSLILKGKIHE